The following is a genomic window from Clostridium sp..
GTGAGACAGTAGGTTCTCCAATCCATCCCAAGCCTAAGGAGGCTAAAGTTATTCCCAGCTGACATGCAGATAAATATAAATTTAGATTTTTGATAACTACTAGAATATACTTGGCATTTTTGTTTCCTTCAAGGGCTAATGTTTCTATTCTAGATTTTCTAACCTTTACCATGACAAATTCTGTAGCCACAAAGAAAGCATTCATAAAAATCAGTAAAAATACAATAATAGTATTTATTAAAATAGTCATATATTCTTACCCCATTTTGATGTCACTGTATTTATTTTTTTATGTGGCAAAGATGATTTTGAAAATATAAGAAAATTATTTATATATGACCCAATATAACTTAAGACATTTTGTGATCTTGTAATATTGGTATGCGCCGGGTCGGGCTCTGATTGCATTAAATATTCCTCCTTAAAATATAAAATTTTTTTATTTATAATATAAATATATTATCATATGATTAAAATTTTTACCATAAGAAGATGAAATAATATGAAATACGTGAAGAGGCAAGGTGTGATATATTCTGGTATATTGAAATATACTACAATCAACCGGAGAAGGAATCAGACAATTGGCTATAAGATACCATCTTAGTTAAGAAAAGAGCTTAATATATTTAAACAATGTATACAACTATAAATGTTTATCCATTAGTTGGAAATATTTTTATTTGGGTTATGCTAAAATTGTGAAGATTTAATATGCTTGACATTAAGTAGATTAAATGTTATACTTAATAAGCTACATAAAGCTAGTTACTCAGATAATCATGCAGAATGAGAGTTTTCTGCATAGTAAAGGTGAAATTATGAATATGGTTTTATGCCTGTAGTTGTAGGACATGTAAAATATAAATACAACAGCCAATAAATTTTTAGATATCTATTGATTTAGGTATCTTATTTTTTATATAAAAATAAATTTTATGGACTAATGCATCCTTGTTAGTTTTGATAAGAGGTGATTTGTTTGGGACGTAAAGGTAATAAAGGTAGAAAGAAAGAATTGACTGATTTCAGCTATTTACTTGATAAAGATGAAGGAAAGAATGACAGCAGTGAAATAAAGGAAAATGATAAGAAAGAGAAATAATTAAAAAAATAGATCTTATTAGGATTTGTAACTTCAAAGCAGGCATCCATTATTTGGGATGCTTATTTTGTTTTTACGAAAGGTATGGAAAATGGAAAAAATGCAGTTGAAATACTTTCCGATTTTTTACAACAGCAAAAAAGTGAATTACTAAATATTAAGACTACAATTAGAACAGCTGTATATGAGTTTTTTTTATTTCATAAAAACGATGTTTTGGATGATATATTAAAGCAAAATTACACTGAAACAGTATCTGTCATTTCTCAAATTCTTAATTATGGGATTTCCAGGAATGAGATTACCAGGTTAACTTCCAATGATGTAGAAAAATTTGCAAATCATATTATTGCTTTATTGGAGGGGTTGAGCATATTGACTTTGAGCAAGCAAATATCATCTAAGTTAATAGATGAGCAGTTGGATATAATTATAAAGGATTTAATATAACTTAAGGGGATAACTTATGAATATTTTAGTTTTGGGTTTGGGAGTTATTGGCACTACATATGCCTACATCTTGAAAGAAGCAGGCCATAATATTGAGCATTTCATCAGGAAAAATAAAATAGAAAAAGTAGGTTCAACAATAAATATAAAACTTCTTGATGGAAGAGAAAACCCAAAGGGTGTTGAGAAGAGGGATTCCTAGTCGGTAAAAATAGTACATTCTGATAGTAGTTACGATTTTATTATTGTAAGTGTATCTATGGGAAAATTGGAGTCGGCGATCGAAACCTTATCTCAAAACAATATCAAGGGGACTCTCTTTTTATTATGCAGTATATTGGACAGCAAGGAAAATATTGATAAAATAGTGGGAGACTATTCATACATATTGGGTTATCCAGTTGCAGGGGGTACAGTTACCAATAATTTGCTAAATTGCGTTTTATTCGACCATATTATGCTTGAAAGTGAAGAAAATACAACTATCTCAAATTATTTTGCGCTTATTCAGATATTAGGTAGTGCAAATATAAAAACAGAATATCCTGATAGCATGCTTGAATGGATATGGATTCATATGGCAATCAACGCGGCAGTAATCTCAACAGGGGCAAAATATGCTGGCTATAATAATTCAGAAAAAGCTGCTGAATCTCTTATGAGCAGTACAAAAGCATTGTCAGAGACGGTTCTTGTGATACGTGAAACCATAAAAATTGTGGAGGCAAGAGGAGTAGACCTGAAAAAATATAAAAGTGAGATTCTGCCATACAAAATTCCATCTAAAATTGCTGGATTAGTTATGAAAAGAATGTTTGCTAATAATGAACTTACCCGAAAAATAATGCAACTTCACAGTAATGTTGATGACCTTGTTTACGTCTGTAAAAGTGTCTATGCTTGTGGTCATCAACTTGAAGTAAAAGCCCCTCTGTTCTATAAAGATTATCAAATTTGTTTAAGAAATTTACAGATAACATGATACCTAGTTTCTATAATGCATATTTTAATAGCATTTCACAGTATTTAAGAATAGATAGGAAAAATAAAAAACGTTGAAAAACCTTGATTTTACAGACTCTATAGCATATAATAATATTTGTAAAATCAAATATGACAGTTCGAAACCATCCTGTCTATAAACAAAACTATGGATTTAACTATGTAAGAATATAGTTTATTATTAAAATGGCAGAGAATATCTCTGCCATTTTTTAATGTCAGGATCGATTCCGAGTTCAAGGAGGAAAAGATGATTGAGCTACAAAAATTAAAAAGGTATGGACAAGTCTCAAAAAGACTGCCGAGAGAAGTGATTCTGTTGAGGGGAAGCGGGTGTTCATGGGGAAACTGCATATTCTGTGATTATCATATGGATCAGGCTTCAAGTGCCTTGAGAAATCATGAATTAAATCATAAGGTACTTGAAAAGGTTACAGGTAAGTATGGTGTGCTTCAGGTAATGAATTCAGGAAGTGCCAGTGAGCTGGATACAGTTACCGTATTTGAGTTAGTCAGATTGTGCAGGGAAAAGAATATAAAACAGCTTATTATGGAAAGTCATGTCAAATATGAAGATGATATAAAGTTATTCAGGGAACAATTTGCACCTGTTGAACTAAAATTTATAGTGGGGGCTGAAAGCTTTGACATAGATTATAGGGAAAATATTTTAAAAAAAGGCATAGGAAATAGAAAAGTATCTGACTTTGATAATTTTGACTGGGTAAATCTTCTTTTTGGCATGGAGGGACAGAGAATTGAAAGACTTGAGGAGGATGTAGGACTTGCACTTAAGTATTTCGAAAGAGTTACAATAAATATATTCTGTGAAAATACAACGGAAGTAAAAAGGGACAATGAACTTGTAGAGAAATTTTACAATAGCAGATTGTTCAAAAACCTTCAGGATACTTATTACAATCGTGTTGAAGTGCTTGATGATATAGATGAAAGATGTAATGCAGATCTTGATGGAGTTGGAGGAAAAATAAATGAGTAGAACAAATAAAATGGTAAAGGTATCTGTGGTTGCTGCAATATATATAGTTTCAACTATTGCACTTGGGCAGCTTTCCTATTGGGGTCCTATAGGATTTAGAATAAGTGAAATGCTTAATTTTCTTGCTTTTATAGATCCATTTTACATAATATCATTGACCATAGGCTGTGCAGTGGCAAATTTTTACAGCTTTAGTATAGTGGATGTATTTGTAGGAAGCTTTGCCACACTTTTAGCTACCTATGCTATGTGGAAAACAAGGAGTATGGCCGTTTCAATTGTATGGCCGGTTTTGGGAAGTGCATTTATAGCAGCAGAACTTCATGTACTGTATAAAGTACCTTTCTTTTATACTTTTCTTACTCAGGCGGTGGGCGAATTGGCTGTGATGATTTTGGGGTACTTTGTATTTAAAAATATATTCAGAAATTCTGCGTTTCTTGATAAAATAAGAATAAAATCCAATAATGATAAGATTGATAAAGTTAAATCGTGGAGGAAACGTTTATGGAATTAGAACCTGAGCCTGTAAATATCAAGAGACTTAATCAAAAGATTATCACATCCATTTATAAATACGTTTTGCATAATACTGTATATCGTTGACGAGTTTACATGTATGATATCCATCTGCAGCTGCATGACTTACCAGTATTGAAAATGGCAATAACATTTTTCCATCCCTTTTAAAATATTTGCCGAAGGTGATAACTGGAAATAATATTTTTGACTCATTTAAAGACATGCTGCTATATCCGGTAAAGCTCACCCATGGTACTGCTGAAATTGGATAAAAATTTTCTGGTTGATCCGGTTTTGCTTTAATTCCTTTTATGTTTTTGTAGGTTTCCATATCTGCCACAGCATTTTTATAAAATTTTGGGAAGTCATCAGAGAATTCAGTCCATATATCGGAAAATGTTTTGTCATCTTCGTGAAATATTGTGTAAACTGGATTTACGTAGGTCCAATATCCAAGTTCACCACCACTATTATAAGACATGCGGAATTCCATATTCTGATTTATGGCTTTTGAAACTATATAAATAAATGTAGGATAGAATCTCAAATTTCTTTTTTTTGTTTCGATTAGTAAATCAGTTATTTCTATATTTACATTTATATTGTATTTGCATTTTATATTTTCTGTATAGTATTTGAAATGTTCCATTCTAGGCCAAGTGGTCATATCTATTTTTTTGAAACACATATAATTCAACCCCCAAAAAAAATACAAGTGATATAATACAATCTACAAATATATTATACCACTTGTAAAATCTATTTAAAAATAGAAATTGCGGTACATTTTCAGAATAAATGTCGCAATTTCATTTGTAGTACATATTTAAATCATTGACATTGATTTATTTGTCCTCGCTATTTCTGTATTGTCATTTTTCCTGTCCGACAAGCCCGGAACTGGATTTGGTTTGGATTCGGAGCGGTAATCTTCTCCTTTTTTGCTCTGGTGCTGTTGTATCACGACATGACTGGCTACCCTGGAGATATCGTGGTTAACTTTATTCTGATAGTAGAAGAATTTGTGATCTGAAGGGATATCATGGACATTCATGTAGCCTTCTTTATCTGCAGTTAGATCAATTTGACTTGCGAGTATGTTTCTCACATAGTCTCTGGTATCGTGAAATTTTAGCAATTCAGGAAAATTACCTGGTACAATCTGTTTCCATTGTTTGTTTTCATATTTTAAAAGAAGCTCAGCGGCTTTGTGAAGATGGGATATTTCCTGATTTAGATGCAACTCCCAGACTGATTTTATATTCTGATCAATTTCATCCTCATAGAACGAATAATACAGGTAACATTCCATATATTCATGAAGTAAAAGACTTTCAAGCCATGTGCAGTTTGGATCTATGAGTGATCCGTACTGGCTTACGTGCTGCTCTTCTATCATGCCGATTTCCTGATAGAGCTGGCGCCCCAGATCATTGTAGTATGTATTTCCGAGATTCATATAGAAATTCATGGTCTGCTGTTCGCCTGCAGTAATGATCATGGTGCTTAATTTGGTACGTATATCTGCTGTTTTAAAGTCAATGAATCGTTTTGCTTCTTCTTCGGGATAGCGGTGCTCTGCTATAGTCGGGCGTCCCGGTGTAATATCCACATATTTTTTTACGAGATTTTCTGAAGGGATATTTTCATCTAGATCCAATAGGTTTGAATAGCGGTAAAGATGGTCGAAATCTTCAAGCAGTGCAAAATCAAGTGCCTGTTTTACGTAGGGGTCAGGTTCCTTTTGAGCAAGCCATGCAGTAAGATCTACGGCAACGTGTTCATATCCTATAGTTGTTTCAAGCTGTGTCTCATCCAGAGGTTTCAACCAGTTGATATGCTTTTGCTGCTGCTGTTCAACACGGCGCATTACGGCAAGCTCACGTCTGAGATCATTGTTATTGCAGTGACGGTGGAATTGATGGGAAAAAATAGCTGCTTCCACTTCAATGCCATTCATCAGTATAATACGAACCTTTGTGTAAGGATCAACGGTTTGTTTGGAATATGGTTTTGGATACATGGTCTGCCAGTCCATGATAGTATCTTCGATAGGCATCGGTTTTTGGTCGAATGGGTTGAACATTATTATCACTCCTTTAAGTTGTTTTCTATATAAAGTATTATGTTCCCTGAACTATAAAAATATGTATATATTTTTATTTATTTGACTGGCAGCTATTAAAAATTTACATTGTAAAAAAGTTACTTGAAATTTTTGAATGATACAGTTAAGTATCCATTTCAAAAATTTCAATTTCCTATTTTAGCATAGTGCCCTATCTAATGAGTCAATGTATCCATACAAAACCCTTTTAAGATCTAATATATCTTTCATTTCATAGTATCCTGGTTTTTTATAAATATAATTTATTGCATTGATAGCCCCTGAAGCAAAGGCTTTTCTTGAAAATGATTCATGACTTATTTTTATTTGATCATTGTCACCGGTTATTAGGATTTCATGTTTGCCTACAATATTACCAGTTCGTATGGCGTTGACAGGTATATCTTTATTGAATACTCCAGATGATTGAAGTCCGCTTTTTATTTCCTGAGAAAGTTTTAGAGCAGTTCCTGAAGGAATATCATGTTTGTTCTTATGATGTATCTCTAAAATTTGAAAGTCATAATTGTTTAATACGGTTGTAGCAATATTGGCAAGCAGCATCATCACGTTTACACCTAAAGTAATATTTGGAGCATATACTATACCTGTATTGAATTTGTAACTCATACTTTGGAGCTTGTCAATATCTTCTTTAGAAAATCCTGTTGTACCTATGACCATATTTATTTTCATCTCTGATAAGGTCAAAGCGTTTTCCATGGTTGCTGAAGGAGTTGAGAAATCTACGGCTATATCAGGCTTAGTTTTAAAAATAATGGATTCAAGTTCCCTAGAAGTTGAAATTTTTACTTCCGATTTATTATTTCCAAGCAAATCTCCCAAACTCATTCCATTTTTTTTACTTTCAGGACTGCAGATTGCGGATACAATTTCCATATTATCCTGCTTTAGAATTTCATCGGCTATATGTCTGCCTGTTTTCCCAATTCCTATCAATGCTACTTT
Proteins encoded in this region:
- a CDS encoding ketopantoate reductase family protein; its protein translation is MGKLESAIETLSQNNIKGTLFLLCSILDSKENIDKIVGDYSYILGYPVAGGTVTNNLLNCVLFDHIMLESEENTTISNYFALIQILGSANIKTEYPDSMLEWIWIHMAINAAVISTGAKYAGYNNSEKAAESLMSSTKALSETVLVIRETIKIVEARGVDLKKYKSEILPYKIPSKIAGLVMKRMFANNELTRKIMQLHSNVDDLVYVCKSVYACGHQLEVKAPLFYKDYQICLRNLQIT
- a CDS encoding 2-dehydropantoate 2-reductase N-terminal domain-containing protein; this translates as MNILVLGLGVIGTTYAYILKEAGHNIEHFIRKNKIEKVGSTINIKLLDGRENPKGVEKRDS
- a CDS encoding QueT transporter family protein yields the protein MSRTNKMVKVSVVAAIYIVSTIALGQLSYWGPIGFRISEMLNFLAFIDPFYIISLTIGCAVANFYSFSIVDVFVGSFATLLATYAMWKTRSMAVSIVWPVLGSAFIAAELHVLYKVPFFYTFLTQAVGELAVMILGYFVFKNIFRNSAFLDKIRIKSNNDKIDKVKSWRKRLWN
- a CDS encoding CatA-like O-acetyltransferase, whose translation is MCFKKIDMTTWPRMEHFKYYTENIKCKYNINVNIEITDLLIETKKRNLRFYPTFIYIVSKAINQNMEFRMSYNSGGELGYWTYVNPVYTIFHEDDKTFSDIWTEFSDDFPKFYKNAVADMETYKNIKGIKAKPDQPENFYPISAVPWVSFTGYSSMSLNESKILFPVITFGKYFKRDGKMLLPFSILVSHAAADGYHTCKLVNDIQYYAKRIYKWM
- the dapB gene encoding 4-hydroxy-tetrahydrodipicolinate reductase yields the protein MIKVALIGIGKTGRHIADEILKQDNMEIVSAICSPESKKNGMSLGDLLGNNKSEVKISTSRELESIIFKTKPDIAVDFSTPSATMENALTLSEMKINMVIGTTGFSKEDIDKLQSMSYKFNTGIVYAPNITLGVNVMMLLANIATTVLNNYDFQILEIHHKNKHDIPSGTALKLSQEIKSGLQSSGVFNKDIPVNAIRTGNIVGKHEILITGDNDQIKISHESFSRKAFASGAINAINYIYKKPGYYEMKDILDLKRVLYGYIDSLDRALC